Proteins encoded by one window of Candidatus Poribacteria bacterium:
- the pyrE gene encoding orotate phosphoribosyltransferase: protein MTKTALAKQIREASYLTGEFKLRSGSISNFYWDKYRFESNPTLLTAIAEEMAKRLPSGCDGLAGLELGGIPLATALSLKTGIPCFYVRKEAKTYGTCNLIEGGVKAGSRLVVIEDVITTAGQVCTSIEQIRAAGYRVEHVVAAIDRQAGGAAKIHALGCTFASVFTLAELEGE from the coding sequence ATGACAAAAACAGCACTTGCAAAACAGATCCGTGAGGCTTCGTATCTCACAGGTGAATTCAAACTCCGTTCAGGAAGTATCAGTAATTTCTATTGGGATAAATACCGATTTGAGAGCAACCCCACACTGCTCACCGCGATTGCTGAAGAGATGGCGAAACGGCTCCCGTCGGGTTGTGACGGGTTGGCAGGTTTGGAATTAGGTGGTATCCCGCTTGCAACCGCGCTCTCATTAAAAACGGGAATCCCTTGCTTTTACGTCCGTAAGGAAGCAAAAACTTATGGCACCTGTAATCTTATAGAGGGTGGGGTCAAAGCGGGTAGCAGACTTGTCGTGATAGAAGATGTGATTACAACTGCGGGGCAGGTTTGCACATCAATTGAGCAGATTCGTGCAGCGGGGTATAGAGTGGAACATGTCGTAGCCGCCATTGATCGGCAGGCAGGCGGCGCAGCAAAGATTCATGCACTTGGATGCACATTCGCGTCCGTTTTTACGCTTGCTGAATTAGAAGGAGAGTAG